A part of Acidimicrobiia bacterium genomic DNA contains:
- a CDS encoding EAL domain-containing protein: MPYRPVGRYVVGLALIAVFAVISTLLVFRALTRQEDDATVVGVAANQIQLSQRLSEDAADLAAGEMTASRIGSIERTIARLDAVHDGLRWGDPSLSLSGDNSREIDALLAAAEPDLEVVAEASEVILDAAKAGETPSAVAVADLESLTDRYEDSMAAVAFRYQTEAEARVHSLKRTQLAFLGLTIALLIFEMLFLFKPAVEKVQEAWAQRDRDHQSERAGDRKRLNYLAQYDPLTGLINRILFNDRLHSAITRARRDGGLVSLMFLDLDNFKAVNDHYGHVVGDELLKQVAARLTESVRESDTVARIGGDEFTVILEGAQRVEDAGHVATKILRALEVPYRVGTRELHITASIGISLYPVDGDNAEALLRDADIAMYSAKAAGANTYQYFTPELREQTSERLNLIDGLRRALEVGGELELWYQPKIDAAAGRTVGVEALCRWRHPEWGLIMPGRFIPIAEDTDLILPLGEWVLDEACRQIRHWNDNGLPGICVSVNVSSRQIRRGNLVESVSDALVRHEVPAKQLEIELTEGAVVHDTELARRTLERLRSMGVRVSIDDFGTGYSSLSYLRRLPLDSLKLDRAFVRDLLNDEDAVALSSSIISLAKNLRLDIVAEGVESAEQLMLLGELGCHKVQGFLLSHPLPPDDFAEFAQTLDLDALLTAAIAPPAPAPTF; the protein is encoded by the coding sequence GTGCCATATCGCCCCGTAGGCCGCTACGTAGTGGGTCTGGCGCTCATCGCCGTCTTCGCGGTGATCTCGACGCTGCTGGTGTTCCGGGCACTGACGCGTCAAGAGGACGACGCCACCGTGGTCGGCGTGGCCGCCAACCAGATCCAGCTCTCGCAGCGTCTCTCCGAGGACGCCGCCGACCTGGCTGCCGGCGAGATGACCGCCTCTCGGATCGGGAGCATCGAACGGACGATCGCGCGACTCGACGCGGTCCACGACGGACTTCGGTGGGGTGACCCGAGCCTGAGCCTGTCCGGTGACAACAGCCGCGAGATCGACGCGCTGCTCGCCGCCGCCGAGCCCGACCTCGAGGTCGTGGCCGAGGCGAGCGAGGTCATCCTCGACGCCGCCAAGGCGGGTGAAACGCCGTCAGCGGTGGCGGTCGCAGACCTCGAGTCCCTCACCGACCGGTACGAGGACTCGATGGCCGCCGTTGCCTTCCGCTATCAGACCGAGGCGGAGGCCAGGGTCCATTCGCTGAAGCGGACCCAGCTCGCATTCCTCGGGCTCACGATCGCCCTGCTCATCTTCGAGATGCTGTTCCTCTTCAAGCCGGCCGTCGAGAAGGTGCAGGAGGCCTGGGCGCAGCGCGACCGCGACCACCAGAGCGAGCGGGCGGGCGACAGGAAGCGGCTCAACTACCTCGCCCAGTACGATCCGCTCACCGGGCTCATCAACCGGATCCTGTTCAACGACCGGCTCCACTCGGCGATCACCCGAGCCAGGCGCGACGGCGGGCTCGTCTCGCTCATGTTCCTCGACCTCGACAACTTCAAGGCTGTCAACGACCACTACGGGCACGTCGTCGGGGACGAGCTCCTCAAGCAAGTTGCCGCGCGGCTCACGGAGTCCGTGAGGGAGAGCGACACGGTGGCCCGCATCGGCGGTGACGAGTTCACGGTGATCCTCGAAGGCGCCCAGAGGGTCGAGGATGCCGGCCACGTTGCGACGAAGATCCTCAGGGCGCTCGAGGTGCCGTACCGGGTGGGCACCCGCGAGCTCCACATCACCGCCAGCATCGGCATCTCGCTGTACCCGGTCGACGGCGACAACGCCGAGGCGCTGCTCCGTGACGCCGACATCGCCATGTACAGCGCCAAGGCGGCAGGCGCCAACACGTATCAGTACTTCACGCCCGAGCTGCGAGAGCAGACGTCGGAGAGGCTCAACCTGATCGACGGGTTGCGCCGGGCGCTCGAGGTCGGCGGCGAGCTCGAGCTGTGGTATCAGCCGAAGATCGACGCCGCCGCCGGCCGCACCGTCGGCGTCGAGGCACTCTGTCGCTGGCGTCACCCCGAGTGGGGGCTCATCATGCCCGGCCGGTTCATCCCCATCGCAGAGGACACCGATCTGATCCTGCCGCTCGGCGAGTGGGTGCTCGACGAGGCGTGCCGGCAGATCCGCCATTGGAACGACAACGGCCTGCCCGGGATCTGCGTGTCCGTCAACGTCTCGTCTCGACAGATCAGGCGCGGCAACCTCGTCGAGTCGGTCAGCGATGCCCTGGTACGCCACGAGGTCCCGGCCAAGCAGCTCGAGATCGAGCTCACCGAGGGGGCGGTGGTGCACGACACCGAGCTGGCACGGCGGACCCTCGAACGGCTGCGGTCCATGGGGGTCAGGGTCTCGATCGACGACTTCGGCACCGGCTACTCGTCGCTGAGCTATCTGCGCAGGCTGCCACTCGATTCACTGAAGCTCGACAGGGCCTTCGTGCGTGACCTCCTCAACGACGAGGATGCCGTCGCCCTCTCGTCGAGCATCATCTCGCTCGCCAAGAACCTCCGGCTCGACATCGTGGCGGAAGGCGTCGAGAGCGCCGAGCAGCTCATGCTCCTCGGCGAGCTCGGGTGCCACAAGGTGCAGGGCTTCCTCCTCAGCCATCCGCTGCCCCCCGATGACTTCGCCGAGTTCGCCCAGACACTCGACCTCGACGCCCTCCTCACGGCCGCCATCGCGCCGCCGGCACCGGCGCCGACGTTCTGA